The following proteins are encoded in a genomic region of Papaver somniferum cultivar HN1 unplaced genomic scaffold, ASM357369v1 unplaced-scaffold_10, whole genome shotgun sequence:
- the LOC113326421 gene encoding uncharacterized protein LOC113326421, whose translation MEIEVSSQSAGLAAFRLSIPDTCDAPVNPTHLLNPSVQSSPVASPIQSPDTGLESKTLKSIIDYHCLHPNPSSLHLLPTPIEVCSLACTSPMIIPNTSKSHYPNLQSKNTQKFNKFYVPAWIRTEVNRLFDFGIKLVISFPTMPNHTRKFLISRISSSGPVIKPIPILPTKKQIHEDFVVQNVICVDGVDNISVHEERQYALPLPDTNTPEFPPGFEPLTEDISGTPSTVLWLKLKALKEKLKIWKKEVFGHTNTRLNAILSDIQTLDGIMEDNILNEEERIMQLQNKVEFEKISKMEETAWKIKSNTKWLQEADRNTSFFISNASARRRYNGIRQLYIGDELVSDRGRLEDHIVKYYKTLFTEEEVIRPDLEGIEFDSITSTEASILEANFTEEEVLHAISDIANDKAPGPDGFLILFFQKCWRFIKEDIMSTVKEFCTTGTINSKHNSTFITLVPIKDHIETINDCRPICLLTSVYKIIAKVLATRLKLVMDKLISPVQYAYIEGRKIIDGTLIANELVDSRLRSEKPGIVCKIDLEKDFDRINWRYLEFVLQQMSFSKKWCDWLRFCYSTSSFSVLINGSSFGYFTSTRGVRQGCPVSPLLFNVSMEGFSRFIDKAANQSLFSGFFVSPTSIIVNHLHYADDTIFFVDNNKEELLNLFSALHCFEFIAGLKVNTSKTRLIGVEDVPDLAIWAEEFGCSTDCLPFMYLGMPLGSASVIKILEKKMRNFLWEYKDGAKTSHLVNWDMVHATKERGGFGVCNFKLMNQALSAKWCWRYGVEKNKLWYKIIVDKYGDDFSFWNPGKITQSYGVSCWRSIAEMAGLIYDNCTLYLHSGRGISFWNDVWCGQLPLAAVYPNLYKLSRDRNVKLADMVSSNGNWKFDFKRVLHSLEVEDYAALLTVIGDNPPSRDGLPDTRRWRLNTTGVFTVKSLYAKLVSEFGVDNFPYHFIWKSAIPHKINILMWSLIHGKLNTIDLLLHKGLNLYNSCALCGIGAESQDHLFLHCKIAYKIWFSLIPKTGWVRVLSGSMKILADMWHHHLFSSSDDDLANEVKSAVLPWVAATGHRIHLSFSSSVLNTRDSIFM comes from the exons ATGGAAATTGAAGTGTCGTCTCAATCAGCAGGTTTGGCAGCTTTCAGACTATCCATCCCAGACACTTGTGATGCACCTGTAAACCCAACTCATCTTCTAAACCCTTCTGTTCAATCGTCGCCTGTAGCATCACCCATACAATCACCTGATACAGGCCTGGAAAGTAAAACACTCAAATCCATCATTGATTACCATTGCTTGCATCCTAATCCATCATCCTTACATCTGTTACCTACCCCCATTGAAGTTTGCAGTTTAGCATGTACATCTCCAATGATAATTCCTAATACAAGTAAGTCGCATTACCCTAATCTGCAATCCAAGAATACCCAGAAGTTTAATAAATTCTATGTCCCAGCCTGGATACGGACTGAAGTTAACCGGTTGTTTGATTTTGGTATCAAACTTGTCATTAGCTTCCCCACAATGCCGAATCATACTAGGAAATTCTTAATTTCAAGGATTTCCAGCTCCGGACCTGTTATCAAACCAATTCCCATCCTGCCAACAAAGAAACAAATCCATGAAGATTTTGTTGTCCAGAATGttatttgtgttgatggtgtagataATATATCCGTGCACGAAGAGCGTCAGTATGCACTGCCTTTACCAG ACACAAACACGCCTGAATTTCCACCTGGTTTTGAACCCCTTACAGAGGATATCTCAG gtactccTAGCACTGTGCTATGGTTGAAGTTAAAAGCACTTAAAGAGAAGCTAAAAATCTGGAAGAAAGAGGTATTTGGTCACACCAACACGAGGCTGAATGCTATTCTCTCTGATATTCAAACACTTGATGGAATTATGGAAGATAATATTCTTAATGAAGAGGAGCGGATTATGCAACTTCAAAACAAAGTGGAATTTGAGAAGATTTCAAAGATGGAGGAAACTGCatggaaaatcaaatcaaatactAAATGGTTACAAGAAGCAGATAGGAACACATCATTCTTCATCAGTAACGCATCTGCTAGAAGAAGATACAACGGAATCAGACAACTTTACATTGGTGATGAATTGGTTTCTGACAgaggaaggcttgaagatcaTATAGTGAAGTACTATAAAACACTATTTACTGAAGAAGAAGTTATAAGACCTGATTTAGAGGGGATTGAATTTGATTCTATCACCTCTACGGAAGCTTCTATTTTAGAAGCTAATTttactgaagaagaagttttGCATGCTATCAGTGACATAGCTAATGATAAAGCTCCGGGTCCGGATGGTTTTCTTATACTCTTCTTTCAGAAGTGTTGGCGTTTTATCAAGGAAGATATTATGAGTACGGTAAAAGAATTTTGCACTACAGGTACTATCAACTCTAAACATAACTCTACTTTCATTACTCTTGTACCTATAAAAGATCATATTGAGACTATAAATGATTGTAGACCTATTTGTCTTCTTACAAGCGTCTACAAGATCATAGCAAAAGTTCTAGCTACAAGGCTTAAACTTGTTATGGATAAGCTCATCTCTCCGGTGCAATATGCATATATTGAAGGTAGGAAAATAATTGATGGTACATTAATTGCTAATGAGTTGGTGGACTCCAGACTTAGGTCTGAAAAACCTGGAATTGTGTGCAAAATTGATCTTGAGAAGGATTTTGACAGAATAAACTGGAGATATCTCGAATTTGTATTACAACAAATGAGTTTCAGCAAGAAATGGTGTGATTGGTTGAGGTTTTGCTACTCTACTTCTTCATTTTCGGTTCTTATTAATGGGTCTTCATTCGGATACTTCACTAGTACTAGAGGTGTAAGACAAGGTTGTCCGGTTTCTCCTCTTCTGTTTAATGTTTCTATGGAAGGTTTTTCTAGATTCATAGATAAAGCAGCTAATCAAAGTTTATTCAGTGGATTCTTTGTTTCCCCTACAAGCATCATAGTTAATCACCTTCATTATGCAGATGACACTATTTTCTTTGTGGATAATAACAAGGAAGAGTTACTTAACTTATTCTCTGCTTTACATTGCTTTGAGTTCATCGCTGGTCTAAAGGTAAATACATCTAAAACTAGACTCATTGGTGtggaggatgtacctgacttagctATCTGGGCTGAGGAATTTGGTTGTTCAACTGATTGCTTACCTTTTATGTATCTGGGGATGCCTCTTG GCTCTGCTTCAGTTATCAAGATCCTAGAAAAGAAGATGCGTAATTTCTTGTGGGAATACAAGGATGGTGCAAAGACATCTCATTTAGTTAATTGGGACATGGTCCATGCAACTAAAGAGAGAGGTGGTTTTGGTGTTTGCAATTTTAAGCTAATGAATCAAGCACTATCGGCTAAATGGTGTTGGAGGTATGGTGTTGAAAAGAATAAACTCTGGTACAAAATTATAGTAGACAAATATGGGGATGATTTCTCCTTTTGGAATCCCGGTAAAATAACTCAATCTTATGGTGTTTCTTGTTGGCGGAGCATTGCTGAAATGGCAGGATTAATCTACGATAACTGCACATTATATTTACATTCAGGTAGAGGAATTTCCTTTTGGAATGATGTATGGTGTGGTCAACTTCCTCTAGCAGCTGTTTATCCAAATTTGTATAAGTTATCAAGAGATAGAAACGTCAAGTTAGCAGACATGGTATCTTCGAACGGTAATTGGAAGTTTGATTTCAAGAGAGTACTTCATTCTTTAGAGGTTGAAGATTACGCTGCACTTCTAACTGTTATTGGCGACAACCCACCATCTCGGGATGGATTGCCAGACACGAGAAGATGGAGACTCAACACCACGGGGGTCTTTACAGTCAAATCACTTTATGCAAAACTGGTTAGTGAATTCGGTGTCGACAACTTTCCGTATCATTTTATTTGGAAGTCTGCAATACCTCATAAGATCAATATCTTAATGTGGAGTCTAATTCATGGTAAACTGAATACCATAGATTTACTTCTACACAAAGGTTTGAACTTGTATAATTCTTGTGCTTTATGTGGAATTGGTGCTGAGTCGCAAGACCACTTATTTCTCCATTGTAAGATTGCATACAAGATATGGTTTAGCCTGATCCCAAAAACAGGTTGGGTGAGGGTTCTGTCTGGTTCTATGAAGATCTTAGCAGATATGTGGCATCACCATTTATTCTCAAGCTCTG ATGATGACTTGGCTAACGAAGTTAAATCTGCAGTCCTACCTTGGGTAGCTGCAACAGGACATCGTATTCACTTGAGTTTCTCAAGTTCTGTATTAAATACCAGGGATTCTATCTTCATGTAA